A part of Magnetospirillum sp. ME-1 genomic DNA contains:
- a CDS encoding competence/damage-inducible protein A: MANAAILVIGNEILSGRTQDSNVAFLGKELAERGIRLAEVRIVRDDQAAIVAALDALRSAYTYVFTSGGIGPTHDDITSAAVAKAFGVALERNPEAVRRLQSRYGEGELNAARLKMAEIPEGAALIDNPISQAPGFRMGNVFVMAGVPSILRAMFEGIRGTLAEGPPQMSRSITLSVREGDLAEGLTRIQDRHPEVEVGSYPSFTEGRSLVTIVARGVDAHMLDSVMVQTRALATELGAAIAEG; this comes from the coding sequence ATGGCCAATGCGGCGATCCTGGTGATCGGCAACGAGATCCTGTCGGGACGTACCCAGGATTCCAACGTCGCCTTTCTGGGCAAGGAACTGGCGGAGCGCGGCATCCGGCTTGCCGAAGTGCGCATCGTCAGGGACGACCAGGCGGCCATCGTCGCCGCCCTGGACGCGCTTCGGTCCGCGTACACCTACGTCTTCACCTCGGGCGGCATCGGCCCCACCCACGACGACATCACCTCGGCTGCGGTGGCCAAGGCCTTTGGCGTGGCCCTGGAGCGCAACCCCGAAGCCGTCCGCCGCCTGCAAAGCCGCTACGGCGAAGGCGAACTCAACGCCGCCCGCCTGAAGATGGCGGAAATCCCCGAAGGCGCCGCGCTGATCGACAACCCCATCAGCCAGGCCCCCGGCTTCCGCATGGGCAACGTCTTCGTGATGGCCGGGGTGCCGTCGATCCTGCGGGCCATGTTCGAGGGAATACGCGGCACGCTGGCCGAAGGGCCGCCCCAGATGTCGCGCTCGATCACCTTGTCCGTGCGGGAAGGCGATCTGGCCGAAGGACTGACCCGCATCCAGGACCGCCATCCCGAGGTGGAGGTGGGCTCCTATCCCTCCTTCACCGAGGGCCGCTCCCTGGTCACCATCGTGGCGCGCGGCGTCGACGCCCACATGCTGGACAGCGTCATGGTCCAGACCCGCGCCCTGGCCACCGAACTGGGCGCCGCCATCGCCGAGGGGTGA
- the argJ gene encoding bifunctional glutamate N-acetyltransferase/amino-acid acetyltransferase ArgJ yields the protein MSTAISPLAPKSFPDMPVIKGVRLASHACGVRYAGRTDLLMVEMDKGTAAAGVFTRSLTASAPVEWCRAAVAKGSARALVVNSGNANAFTGSVGVASVRRTVDSTAALVGCKDSEVYIASTGTIGVRLPDEKITAALADVRAKLQPGNWLEAAQAIMTTDTYPKGATRTAMIDGTKVVINGIAKGAGMIAPDMATMLSYVFTDANLPAEVLQDLLSRGVDKSFNAITVDSDTSTSDTLMLFATGKAGNKPIKDSKDKRLADFKAKLFDLLLDLALQVVKDGEGATKFVTIHVTGAAGKRAARTIGMAIANSPLVKTAIAGEDANWGRVVMAVGKSGEKASRDRLSIRMGGVVVADKGEMAHGYDEAPVTAHFKGQDIVIEVDVGVGKGKATVYTCDLTHAYIDINGSYRT from the coding sequence ATGAGCACCGCCATCTCCCCGCTTGCGCCCAAGAGCTTTCCCGACATGCCCGTCATCAAAGGCGTCCGGCTGGCCAGCCACGCCTGCGGCGTGCGCTATGCCGGGCGCACCGACCTCCTGATGGTCGAGATGGACAAGGGCACCGCCGCCGCCGGCGTCTTCACCCGCTCGCTCACCGCCTCGGCCCCGGTGGAATGGTGCCGCGCCGCCGTGGCCAAGGGCTCGGCCCGCGCCCTGGTGGTCAATTCCGGCAACGCCAACGCCTTCACCGGCTCGGTGGGCGTCGCCTCGGTCAGGCGCACGGTGGACTCCACCGCCGCCCTGGTGGGCTGCAAGGACTCCGAGGTCTACATCGCGTCCACCGGCACCATCGGCGTGCGCCTGCCCGACGAGAAGATCACCGCGGCGCTGGCCGACGTGCGGGCCAAGCTGCAGCCCGGCAACTGGCTGGAAGCCGCCCAGGCCATCATGACCACCGACACCTATCCCAAGGGCGCCACCCGCACCGCCATGATCGACGGCACCAAGGTGGTCATCAACGGCATCGCCAAGGGCGCCGGCATGATCGCCCCCGACATGGCCACCATGCTGTCCTACGTCTTCACCGACGCCAACCTGCCGGCCGAGGTGCTGCAGGACCTGCTCTCCAGGGGCGTGGACAAGTCGTTCAATGCCATCACGGTGGATTCCGACACCTCGACCAGCGACACCCTGATGCTGTTCGCCACCGGAAAGGCCGGCAACAAGCCGATCAAGGATTCCAAGGACAAGCGTCTGGCCGATTTCAAGGCCAAGCTGTTCGACCTGCTGCTCGACCTGGCGCTGCAGGTGGTCAAGGACGGCGAGGGCGCCACCAAGTTCGTCACCATCCACGTGACCGGCGCGGCGGGCAAGCGGGCGGCCAGGACCATCGGCATGGCCATCGCCAATTCCCCCCTGGTCAAGACCGCCATCGCCGGCGAGGACGCCAATTGGGGCCGGGTGGTGATGGCGGTGGGCAAGTCGGGCGAGAAAGCCAGCCGCGACCGTCTGTCCATCCGCATGGGCGGCGTGGTGGTGGCCGACAAGGGCGAGATGGCCCACGGCTATGACGAAGCGCCCGTCACTGCCCACTTCAAGGGCCAGGATATCGTCATCGAGGTGGACGTGGGCGTGGGCAAGGGGAAGGCGACGGTCTATACTTGCGACCTGACCCATGCGTATATCGATATCAACGGGTCCTATCGCACCTGA
- the mutT gene encoding 8-oxo-dGTP diphosphatase MutT: MARSLRPTLLVVAAALVDGDGRVLMASRPAGKAMAGLWEFPGGKIHEGETPESALVRELEEELGIDVRESCLAPVAFASHDYDTFHLLMPLYLVRVWKGNPAAREGQELRWVRAARLGDLPMPPADIPLVAILREWV; encoded by the coding sequence ATGGCCCGCAGCTTGCGCCCCACCCTGCTGGTGGTGGCCGCCGCCCTGGTGGACGGCGACGGCCGCGTGCTGATGGCGTCGCGTCCCGCCGGCAAGGCCATGGCCGGCCTGTGGGAGTTCCCCGGCGGCAAGATCCATGAGGGCGAAACCCCGGAAAGCGCCCTGGTGCGCGAGCTGGAGGAGGAACTGGGCATCGACGTACGGGAAAGCTGCCTGGCGCCCGTCGCCTTCGCCTCCCATGACTACGACACCTTCCACCTGCTGATGCCGCTCTATCTGGTGCGGGTGTGGAAGGGCAATCCCGCCGCCCGCGAGGGACAGGAACTGCGCTGGGTGCGCGCCGCCCGCTTGGGCGACCTGCCCATGCCGCCCGCCGACATCCCTCTGGTCGCCATCCTGCGGGAGTGGGTATAA
- the fliF gene encoding flagellar basal-body MS-ring/collar protein FliF — MNAFLQMLRGLGPMRLAAIAGVGVSILGFFIYLMSRVAAPQMELLYGDLDLGDSKAIIEKLTADKVPYELRKDGTEVWVPKDRKLDLRVRMAEQALPAGGRMAGYELFDKQDALGSTSFQQNITMVRALEGELSKTIRSIDKVKAARVHLVLPKREAFSRDTQEPSASVIIKMNGAQRLDKGQVSAIQHLIAAAVPKMKPSRISIVDDKGTLLAKGFENSKEYQAQSAEEMKVKTEAKLVKTIEDLLERSLGPGRVRAEVTVDMDMSHATTTEETFDPETKVVRSQVTVNEGEQSQDAEPTPVTVQQNLPDPNASSSGNIRTSTKINKNQETVNYEISRKTKSTVREIGEIRKVSAAVIVDGVREQSADGKQTSYRDRTAEELSQIEALVKSAIGYTKDRDDQVKVASMPFYKGEELLQAEEPGEFIFGMRRDFVEKVASNLGLSVVAILFLLLVLRPLISRAIESMQGQVGPDGRRLLTAEGGAMPQLTGPGAAAMPAPLGGEEEVIADELIDIDKVEGRVKASSIRKIGEIVDKHPEEALSIIRNWLYQES; from the coding sequence GTGAACGCATTCCTGCAGATGCTGCGCGGCCTGGGGCCCATGCGGCTGGCCGCCATCGCTGGCGTCGGTGTCAGCATCCTGGGCTTCTTCATCTATCTGATGAGCCGCGTCGCCGCGCCGCAGATGGAGCTGCTTTACGGCGATCTCGACCTGGGCGATTCCAAGGCGATCATCGAGAAGCTGACCGCCGACAAGGTCCCCTACGAACTCCGCAAGGACGGCACAGAGGTCTGGGTGCCCAAGGACCGCAAGCTGGACCTGCGCGTGCGCATGGCCGAACAGGCGCTGCCCGCCGGCGGCCGCATGGCCGGCTACGAGCTGTTCGACAAGCAGGACGCCCTGGGCTCCACCAGCTTCCAGCAGAACATCACCATGGTCCGCGCCCTGGAAGGCGAGCTGTCCAAGACCATCCGCTCCATCGACAAGGTCAAGGCCGCCCGCGTCCACCTGGTGCTGCCCAAGCGCGAGGCCTTCTCGCGCGATACCCAGGAACCGTCGGCCTCGGTGATCATCAAGATGAACGGCGCCCAGCGCCTGGACAAGGGCCAGGTCAGCGCCATCCAGCACCTGATCGCGGCCGCCGTGCCTAAGATGAAGCCGTCGCGCATCTCCATCGTCGACGACAAGGGCACCCTGCTGGCCAAGGGCTTCGAGAATTCCAAGGAATATCAGGCCCAAAGCGCCGAGGAAATGAAGGTCAAGACCGAGGCCAAGCTGGTCAAGACCATCGAGGACCTGCTGGAGCGCTCGCTGGGTCCGGGCCGCGTGCGCGCCGAGGTCACGGTGGACATGGACATGAGCCATGCCACCACCACCGAGGAAACCTTCGATCCCGAGACCAAGGTGGTCCGCTCCCAGGTCACCGTCAACGAGGGCGAGCAGAGCCAGGACGCCGAGCCCACCCCGGTCACCGTGCAGCAGAACCTGCCCGATCCCAACGCCTCGTCCTCGGGCAACATCCGCACGTCCACCAAGATCAACAAGAACCAGGAAACCGTGAACTACGAGATCTCGCGCAAGACCAAGAGCACGGTGCGCGAGATCGGCGAGATCAGAAAGGTTTCCGCCGCCGTCATCGTCGACGGCGTGCGCGAGCAATCGGCCGACGGCAAGCAGACCTCGTACCGCGACCGCACGGCGGAAGAGCTGTCGCAGATCGAGGCGCTGGTCAAATCCGCCATCGGCTACACCAAGGACCGCGACGATCAGGTCAAGGTCGCCTCCATGCCCTTCTACAAGGGCGAGGAACTGCTCCAGGCCGAGGAACCCGGCGAGTTCATCTTCGGCATGCGCCGCGACTTCGTCGAGAAGGTGGCGTCGAACCTGGGCCTGTCCGTGGTCGCCATCCTGTTCCTGCTCCTGGTGCTGCGCCCGCTCATCAGCCGCGCCATCGAGTCCATGCAGGGCCAGGTGGGCCCCGACGGCCGCCGCCTGCTGACCGCCGAGGGCGGCGCCATGCCGCAGCTCACCGGCCCCGGCGCGGCCGCCATGCCGGCGCCCTTGGGCGGCGAGGAAGAGGTCATCGCCGACGAGCTCATCGACATCGACAAGGTGGAAGGCCGCGTCAAGGCGTCCTCGATCCGCAAGATCGGCGAGATCGTCGACAAGCACCCGGAAGAGGCCCTGTCCATCATCCGCAACTGGCTCTACCAGGAAAGCTGA
- a CDS encoding flagellar hook-length control protein FliK: MTVQTIDKRAVPEANMTAVSQDKQQAGMSAEDAFLSVLQQTTQRFAGVNGKLGGLTSGDKVLSEHITRLHMEVKVDAKDARQDAQPDAKDARPAVKADKPSRATGNTAANARKSDDAQPASAPAPVKNDGDTASVQTADTDASGEDASAQDDDTIQAPAEAKAKDDEQVVVAIDVTITETVQVVQVDTSDDAPTLDLNALAQNVKAQLAGTEDGKAEKSPLAGLSADDRQRITDLQNRLVNDVEDGDMEDALDAATELVNQMISKVGQHKAAAEATTTGQMEDLADQQARDLAALLAGSNVHMDIKVQTKTADSTPVTQAAATVVETFSLLDLAAQTAGAQGNGQDQQTGQGFASNQDAAAAVVQADPTPTQDTGAATATEAETRPFAAILAAQVEASTAEDAAPEQRTVAGLAGVGSTQAADKASAGQAAQSAARTPRTQLQAQVMEQVSVQIDKQVKDGADTIKIQLKPHELGKIEIKLEVSSDGRVSATVTADKPETLAMLQKDAKGLEKALEDAGLKPDSTATSFSLKGGEQQQNADRGNNNTRSRRGRNRQAAGGDDAQLAGAGAAQAARGRTLGGRSGVDISV; the protein is encoded by the coding sequence ATGACCGTGCAAACCATCGACAAGCGTGCAGTACCCGAAGCCAACATGACTGCGGTCTCCCAGGACAAGCAGCAGGCCGGCATGTCGGCGGAAGACGCCTTCCTTTCGGTGTTGCAGCAGACCACCCAGCGCTTCGCCGGCGTCAACGGCAAGCTGGGCGGCCTGACTTCGGGCGACAAGGTCCTGTCCGAACACATCACCCGCCTGCACATGGAAGTGAAGGTGGACGCCAAGGACGCCCGCCAGGACGCCCAGCCCGACGCCAAGGACGCCCGTCCCGCCGTCAAGGCCGACAAGCCGTCCCGTGCCACCGGCAACACTGCGGCCAATGCCCGCAAGAGCGACGACGCCCAACCCGCTTCGGCCCCGGCTCCGGTCAAGAATGACGGCGACACCGCCTCCGTCCAGACCGCCGACACCGACGCCTCCGGCGAGGACGCCTCGGCCCAGGACGACGACACCATCCAGGCTCCCGCCGAGGCCAAGGCCAAGGACGATGAACAGGTCGTCGTCGCCATCGACGTGACCATCACCGAGACCGTCCAGGTCGTACAGGTGGACACCTCCGACGACGCCCCCACCCTGGACCTCAACGCCCTGGCCCAGAACGTGAAGGCCCAGTTGGCCGGCACCGAGGACGGCAAGGCCGAGAAAAGCCCCCTGGCCGGTCTGTCCGCCGACGACCGCCAGCGCATCACCGATCTGCAGAACCGTCTGGTCAACGACGTCGAGGACGGCGACATGGAAGACGCGCTCGACGCCGCCACCGAACTGGTCAACCAGATGATCTCCAAGGTGGGCCAGCACAAGGCCGCCGCCGAGGCCACCACCACCGGTCAGATGGAGGATCTGGCCGATCAGCAGGCCCGTGATCTGGCCGCCTTGCTGGCCGGCTCCAACGTCCACATGGACATCAAGGTTCAGACCAAGACCGCCGATTCCACCCCCGTCACCCAGGCGGCCGCCACGGTGGTCGAGACCTTCTCGCTGCTCGACCTCGCCGCCCAGACGGCGGGTGCCCAGGGCAACGGCCAGGACCAGCAGACCGGCCAGGGCTTCGCCTCCAACCAGGACGCCGCCGCCGCCGTCGTCCAGGCCGATCCCACGCCGACCCAGGACACGGGCGCCGCCACGGCGACCGAGGCCGAGACCCGCCCCTTCGCCGCCATCCTGGCCGCCCAGGTCGAAGCCTCCACCGCCGAGGATGCCGCCCCCGAACAGCGCACCGTCGCCGGCCTCGCCGGGGTGGGCTCGACCCAGGCCGCCGACAAGGCGTCGGCCGGCCAGGCCGCCCAGTCCGCGGCGCGGACGCCGCGCACCCAATTGCAGGCCCAGGTGATGGAGCAGGTCTCCGTCCAGATCGACAAGCAGGTCAAGGACGGCGCCGACACCATCAAAATCCAGTTGAAGCCCCATGAGCTGGGCAAGATCGAGATCAAGCTGGAGGTCAGCAGCGATGGCCGTGTCTCGGCCACCGTCACCGCCGACAAGCCCGAAACCCTCGCCATGCTGCAAAAGGATGCCAAGGGGCTGGAAAAGGCCCTGGAAGACGCCGGGCTCAAGCCCGACAGCACCGCCACCAGCTTCAGCCTGAAGGGCGGCGAGCAGCAGCAGAACGCCGATCGCGGCAACAACAACACCCGCTCCCGCCGTGGCCGCAACCGCCAGGCCGCCGGCGGCGACGATGCCCAGCTGGCCGGCGCCGGCGCGGCCCAGGCCGCCCGCGGCCGCACCCTGGGCGGACGCTCCGGCGTCGATATCTCGGTGTAG
- a CDS encoding peptidylprolyl isomerase, which produces MKMLFARRPMLALSLAAGLAASPAFAADTVVANVNGSDIKMSQLAEYGRQMGPQAPYEAVLEVAINNQLVYELAKKEKMDSDPDVKAALKRVETQLMAQALMQKKVRGAVTDEAIKARYDMAVKNFQPQEEVRARHILVETEEGARSIIADLSRGTDFGELAKSRSSDKGSGQMGGDLGYFVKDAMVPEFSAAAFAMRPGEVSKTPVKSQFGYHVIKVEDKRMATIPPFDQAKPVIARQIAEDIQEKMVVELREKAKIKRFKPDGSPLEAAKK; this is translated from the coding sequence ATGAAGATGCTGTTCGCGCGCCGCCCCATGCTCGCCCTGTCCCTGGCGGCCGGGCTGGCCGCCAGCCCGGCGTTCGCCGCCGACACCGTTGTCGCCAACGTCAACGGCTCCGACATCAAGATGTCGCAGCTGGCCGAATACGGCCGTCAGATGGGCCCCCAGGCCCCCTACGAGGCGGTGCTCGAGGTCGCCATCAACAACCAGCTGGTCTATGAGCTGGCCAAGAAGGAAAAGATGGATTCCGACCCCGACGTCAAGGCGGCGCTGAAGCGGGTCGAGACCCAGCTGATGGCCCAGGCCCTGATGCAGAAGAAGGTGCGTGGCGCCGTCACCGACGAGGCCATCAAGGCCCGCTACGACATGGCCGTGAAGAACTTCCAGCCGCAGGAAGAAGTGCGCGCCCGCCACATCCTGGTGGAAACCGAGGAAGGTGCGCGCTCGATCATCGCCGACCTGAGCCGCGGCACGGACTTCGGCGAGCTGGCCAAGAGCCGCTCCTCCGACAAGGGGTCGGGCCAGATGGGCGGCGACCTCGGCTATTTCGTCAAGGACGCCATGGTGCCGGAATTCTCCGCCGCCGCCTTCGCCATGCGCCCCGGCGAGGTCTCCAAGACCCCGGTGAAGAGTCAGTTCGGCTATCACGTCATCAAGGTCGAGGACAAGCGCATGGCCACGATCCCGCCCTTCGACCAGGCCAAGCCCGTGATCGCCCGGCAGATCGCCGAGGACATCCAGGAAAAGATGGTCGTCGAGCTGCGCGAAAAGGCCAAGATCAAGCGGTTCAAGCCCGATGGCTCGCCGCTGGAAGCGGCCAAGAAGTAA
- a CDS encoding flagellar hook assembly protein FlgD, with amino-acid sequence MTTIDTSATAANAASAATGSAAGKATLGSNFNTFLTMLTTQLKHQDPLSPMDSTQFTNQLVQFSSVEQQINANSNLEKLIKLQQTSQTSQGINYLGQTVEMSGTDLPLQDGAASLTYTLPKEARDVKIAIRDSSGAVVKTINGETKAGAHSLDWDGKNSSGTQLDDGRYSITVTATAADGSSITTTSTTFGRVTKVTNDATSGTTLVMAAGTKGNDISLSMDKVVSVKDNTSSINTAQLNAANAQYQAALAQLNALKAATNNTGSSSQ; translated from the coding sequence ATGACCACCATCGACACATCAGCCACCGCCGCCAATGCCGCTTCCGCCGCCACCGGCTCGGCCGCGGGCAAGGCGACCCTGGGCAGCAACTTCAACACCTTCCTGACCATGCTGACCACTCAGCTGAAGCATCAGGATCCGCTGTCGCCCATGGACTCGACCCAGTTCACCAACCAGCTGGTCCAGTTCTCCAGCGTCGAGCAGCAGATCAACGCCAATTCCAACCTGGAAAAGCTGATCAAGCTGCAGCAGACCTCGCAGACCAGCCAGGGCATCAACTATCTCGGCCAGACGGTCGAGATGTCGGGCACCGATCTGCCGCTGCAGGACGGCGCCGCGTCGCTGACCTATACGCTTCCCAAGGAAGCCCGCGACGTGAAGATCGCCATCCGGGATTCGTCGGGCGCGGTGGTCAAGACCATCAACGGCGAGACCAAGGCCGGGGCCCACAGCCTCGACTGGGACGGCAAGAACTCGTCGGGTACCCAGTTGGATGACGGCCGCTATTCCATCACGGTGACGGCCACCGCCGCCGACGGATCGAGCATCACCACCACCAGCACCACCTTCGGGCGGGTCACCAAGGTCACCAACGACGCCACCAGCGGCACCACCCTGGTGATGGCCGCCGGGACCAAGGGCAACGACATCTCGCTCTCCATGGATAAGGTGGTCAGCGTCAAGGACAACACCAGCAGCATCAACACCGCCCAGTTGAATGCCGCGAACGCCCAATACCAGGCCGCACTGGCGCAGCTTAATGCGCTGAAGGCCGCAACGAACAACACCGGCTCGAGCAGCCAGTAA
- a CDS encoding flagellar hook-basal body complex protein, whose product MSLYGALFSGVSGLASQSSAMGAISDNITNVNTTGYKGAKVNFQTLVTKQVSLTTYSPGGVQSKPRAAIDNQGLLQATSNSTDLALSGQGMFVVNTDPDPATSGNGMFAYTRAGSFKVDKEGYLQNVSGFYVQGWPLQPTNNNVLAKPTELTVDGNTYMKAYKQADGTFHYVNQNIINPQEVKSLNLKTIGGTADQTTQIKMGANLPSGDTIYNPASTSSSGYHQTSVLIYDSLGDTHNFNVNWTKTNSNQWDVETKSNFYSVSTTLTDVKQNSTATLKLYGDAAGNTSNGVSTLLASGTALGYFASTGAIAMPTGTLASSNVLPVGTILNVSGASGTASTNNGDWYVKTALTTSPTITDTASTSITIEVGGATKNYTGSFTAAGPNLDFTGDASYSASLFSAGDYIKVSNTLSGTANTGYYKVTGTPATDAPKLFLTPADYIVTSTAPYLDQRGVTPPSGAASMDILDQSNPSLVYASQARIDFSASSFSDVQSLNAKSFSITINGYDLNVYFDTTGTKAPAAGREVVINLNNVNYTSGADVATLVAQALRNPKNWDENTNAGIAAGKTVVALGSTLPLFRANGSTVEIVQQSGGPTAKFNLSGMGTSVAQSQTRNWSSAIPSVDTVDGLFYLNTITATNPAITFNGDGTPKQINVGKMAVNWANGAQSMTLVPNGTGADQRISWFVGNTSQADGMTQLGGTYQLAYLSQNGAKFGNFSGVSVGTDGVVTALFDNGVRRPVFQIPVATFTNPNGLESLTGNSWIETNTSGTYTLRQANNAGAGSVQSASLEASTVDIGAEFTTMIVTQRAYSAAAKIITTADQMLDELVQIKR is encoded by the coding sequence ATGAGCTTGTACGGCGCATTGTTCTCGGGTGTCTCCGGTCTGGCTTCTCAGTCCAGCGCCATGGGAGCCATCTCGGACAACATCACCAACGTGAACACCACCGGCTACAAGGGTGCCAAGGTCAACTTCCAGACCCTGGTGACCAAGCAGGTCTCCCTGACCACCTATTCGCCGGGCGGCGTGCAGTCAAAGCCCCGCGCGGCCATCGACAACCAGGGCCTTCTGCAGGCCACGTCCAACTCCACCGACCTGGCCCTGTCGGGCCAAGGCATGTTCGTGGTCAACACCGACCCCGATCCCGCCACCTCGGGCAACGGCATGTTCGCCTATACCCGCGCCGGGTCGTTCAAGGTGGACAAGGAAGGCTATCTGCAGAACGTGTCGGGCTTCTATGTCCAGGGCTGGCCGCTGCAGCCCACCAACAACAACGTTCTGGCCAAGCCGACCGAACTGACCGTGGACGGCAACACCTATATGAAGGCCTACAAGCAGGCCGACGGCACCTTCCACTACGTCAACCAGAACATCATCAACCCGCAGGAAGTGAAGTCCCTCAATCTGAAGACCATCGGCGGCACCGCCGACCAGACCACTCAGATCAAGATGGGCGCCAACCTGCCGTCGGGCGACACCATCTACAACCCGGCCAGCACCTCGTCGTCCGGCTATCACCAGACCAGCGTGCTGATCTACGACTCGCTCGGCGACACCCACAATTTCAACGTCAACTGGACGAAGACCAATTCGAACCAGTGGGACGTGGAAACCAAGAGCAACTTCTACTCGGTGTCCACCACGCTGACCGACGTCAAGCAGAACTCGACCGCAACTCTCAAGCTCTATGGCGACGCCGCCGGCAACACCTCGAACGGCGTCTCCACGTTGCTTGCCTCGGGTACGGCGCTTGGCTATTTCGCCAGCACCGGGGCCATCGCCATGCCCACGGGCACGCTCGCCAGCAGTAACGTGCTGCCCGTCGGCACCATCCTCAACGTTTCGGGAGCATCGGGCACCGCCAGCACCAACAATGGCGATTGGTACGTCAAGACCGCCTTGACCACCAGCCCGACCATCACGGACACCGCATCCACCTCGATTACGATCGAAGTCGGGGGAGCCACGAAGAACTACACCGGGTCCTTCACGGCCGCGGGTCCGAACCTCGACTTCACGGGCGATGCCTCGTACTCGGCCAGCCTCTTCTCGGCGGGCGACTACATCAAGGTCAGCAACACCCTCAGCGGCACGGCGAATACCGGCTATTACAAGGTCACCGGCACCCCCGCAACCGACGCCCCCAAGCTGTTTCTGACCCCTGCCGACTACATCGTCACCTCCACCGCCCCCTATCTGGACCAGCGTGGCGTCACCCCGCCGTCGGGTGCCGCATCCATGGACATCCTGGATCAATCCAATCCGTCTCTCGTCTATGCCAGCCAGGCCAGAATCGACTTCTCCGCCTCGTCGTTCTCCGACGTTCAGTCGCTGAATGCCAAGAGCTTCTCCATCACCATCAACGGCTACGATCTGAACGTCTATTTCGACACCACCGGCACGAAAGCACCGGCGGCGGGCCGGGAAGTCGTCATCAACCTCAACAACGTCAACTACACCTCGGGCGCGGACGTCGCCACCTTGGTGGCCCAGGCCCTGCGCAATCCGAAGAACTGGGACGAAAACACGAACGCGGGCATCGCTGCCGGCAAGACCGTCGTGGCCCTGGGCAGCACGCTGCCGCTTTTCCGGGCCAATGGCTCTACCGTGGAAATCGTCCAGCAGTCCGGCGGCCCCACCGCCAAGTTCAACTTGTCGGGCATGGGAACCTCCGTCGCCCAGTCGCAGACCCGCAACTGGAGCTCGGCCATTCCTTCGGTCGATACCGTGGACGGCCTCTTCTACCTGAACACCATCACCGCCACCAACCCGGCCATCACCTTCAACGGCGACGGCACGCCGAAGCAGATCAACGTCGGCAAGATGGCGGTGAACTGGGCCAACGGCGCGCAAAGCATGACCCTGGTGCCCAACGGCACCGGCGCCGACCAGCGCATCAGCTGGTTCGTGGGCAACACCTCGCAGGCCGACGGCATGACCCAGCTGGGCGGCACCTACCAGCTGGCCTATCTCAGCCAGAACGGCGCCAAGTTCGGCAACTTCTCCGGCGTGTCCGTGGGCACCGATGGCGTGGTCACCGCCCTGTTCGACAACGGTGTCCGCCGCCCGGTGTTCCAGATCCCGGTGGCCACCTTCACCAACCCCAACGGCCTGGAATCGCTGACCGGCAATTCCTGGATCGAGACCAACACGTCGGGCACCTACACCCTGCGCCAGGCCAACAACGCGGGCGCCGGCTCGGTGCAGTCGGCCTCGCTGGAAGCCTCGACCGTGGATATCGGCGCCGAGTTCACCACCATGATCGTGACCCAGCGCGCCTACTCGGCGGCGGCCAAGATCATCACCACTGCCGACCAGATGCTGGACGAGCTGGTGCAGATCAAACGTTAA